From Burkholderia sp. WP9, a single genomic window includes:
- a CDS encoding CoA transferase, with the protein MHRLQQEFAVTLPELPVLPLTGVRIVDFSRVLAGPFCTALLGDLGADVIKVEPPGGDDYRAVGPFADGESGLFAAMNRNKRSIVIDLKTAAGRELAQTLSAGADVVVENFRPGVADKLGIGYAQLAARNPALVYASVSGFGQTGPESHRPAYDIILQAMCGLMDATGSPDGSPTLIGESVSDVVSGLFASWGVLAALLSREKTGQGTHVDVSMFDATLSLSATLVARFAATGIAPRRVGNRHPSSAPFGAFRAQDGFYVVAVLNNKLFDTFAHAIGEPQLSGDPRYASDASRCEHEAELRACVEAWSSQRSVAEVNRILGAAGIPVAPIRNVQQALESEQAAFRGLLTEVPRANGPAGPMLRLPSQPVKFSAYGGNRVTAAPRLGQHTAEILHTFGLDAARIAELRRLGVFGRNGDAANSAQFAHSDELARESDRA; encoded by the coding sequence GTGCATCGTCTTCAACAGGAGTTCGCCGTGACGTTGCCTGAGTTACCCGTTTTGCCGCTCACCGGCGTGCGTATCGTCGATTTCTCGCGTGTGCTCGCCGGGCCGTTCTGCACGGCTTTGCTGGGCGATCTGGGCGCGGATGTCATCAAGGTCGAGCCGCCGGGCGGCGACGACTACCGCGCGGTGGGTCCCTTTGCGGATGGCGAGAGCGGCCTGTTCGCCGCGATGAATCGCAACAAGCGCAGCATCGTGATCGATCTGAAAACCGCCGCGGGCCGCGAGCTGGCGCAAACGCTGAGCGCCGGCGCCGACGTGGTGGTCGAAAATTTCCGGCCGGGCGTGGCGGACAAGCTGGGCATCGGCTACGCGCAACTTGCCGCGCGCAACCCGGCGCTCGTCTATGCGAGCGTGTCGGGCTTCGGCCAAACCGGTCCCGAATCGCATCGCCCTGCTTACGACATCATTTTGCAGGCCATGTGCGGCCTGATGGACGCCACCGGCTCTCCCGACGGCTCGCCGACTCTGATCGGCGAATCGGTTTCGGATGTGGTGAGCGGGTTGTTCGCCTCGTGGGGCGTGCTTGCCGCGCTGTTATCGCGCGAGAAGACCGGTCAAGGCACGCACGTCGACGTCTCGATGTTCGACGCGACGCTGAGCCTGAGCGCAACGCTGGTGGCCCGCTTTGCCGCCACCGGGATCGCGCCGCGGCGCGTCGGGAATCGTCACCCGTCGTCGGCGCCGTTCGGTGCTTTCCGCGCGCAAGACGGTTTCTATGTGGTTGCGGTGCTCAACAACAAACTGTTCGATACCTTCGCTCACGCAATCGGCGAGCCGCAACTTTCGGGCGACCCGCGCTATGCGAGCGATGCGTCGCGTTGCGAGCACGAAGCGGAGTTGCGCGCGTGTGTCGAAGCGTGGTCGTCACAACGTTCGGTCGCCGAAGTGAACCGGATTCTCGGCGCCGCCGGTATTCCGGTCGCGCCGATCCGCAACGTGCAGCAGGCGCTCGAAAGCGAACAGGCCGCCTTCCGTGGCTTGCTCACCGAGGTGCCTCGCGCCAACGGTCCTGCCGGCCCTATGCTGCGTCTGCCTTCACAGCCCGTCAAATTTTCGGCCTACGGCGGCAACCGTGTCACCGCCGCGCCGCGATTGGGCCAACACACCGCGGAAATACTGCATACGTTCGGCCTCGACGCAGCGCGAATCGCCGAGCTGCGTAGGCTAGGTGTGTTCGGTCGCAACGGCGATGCCGCCAACAGCGCGCAATTCGCGCATTCCGATGAACTCGCCAGGGAGAGCGACCGTGCTTAA
- a CDS encoding FAD-binding protein translates to MVNLVIAEHDNASIKVATLNTIAAAQKIGWDIHVLVAGHNAQAAADAAAKIAGVSKVLLADAPQLEAGLAENVEATVLNIAKDYTHILAPATAYGKNIAPRIAAKLDVAQISDITAVDSADTFERPIYAGNAIATVQSPDPIKVITVRSTGFDAVAAEGGSATVEKIEAAADSGISQFVSREVTKLDRPELTSAKIIVSGGRGLGNGENYTKVLEPLADKLQAALGASRAAVDAGFVPNDYQVGQTGKIVAPQLYVAVGISGAIQHLAGMKDSKVIVAINKDPEAPIFSVADYGLVGDLFEAVPQFTTAL, encoded by the coding sequence CTGGTTAATCTGGTAATAGCAGAACACGACAACGCGTCGATCAAGGTCGCGACGCTGAACACGATCGCAGCGGCGCAGAAGATTGGCTGGGATATTCACGTGCTGGTGGCAGGGCACAACGCACAAGCCGCAGCGGATGCGGCAGCGAAGATTGCGGGTGTTTCGAAGGTCCTGCTCGCCGACGCGCCGCAACTCGAAGCAGGTCTGGCAGAAAACGTCGAAGCAACGGTGCTGAACATCGCGAAGGACTACACGCACATCCTCGCTCCGGCAACGGCGTACGGCAAGAACATCGCGCCGCGTATCGCCGCAAAGCTCGATGTCGCGCAGATCAGCGATATCACCGCAGTCGACAGCGCTGATACGTTCGAGCGCCCGATCTACGCAGGTAACGCAATCGCCACGGTGCAATCGCCTGACCCGATCAAGGTCATCACGGTTCGTTCGACCGGTTTCGACGCTGTGGCGGCGGAAGGCGGAAGCGCAACGGTCGAGAAGATTGAAGCGGCAGCAGACAGCGGCATTTCGCAGTTCGTGAGCCGTGAAGTGACGAAGCTGGACCGTCCGGAACTGACGTCGGCGAAGATCATCGTTTCGGGCGGTCGCGGTTTGGGCAACGGCGAAAACTACACCAAGGTTCTCGAACCGCTGGCAGACAAACTTCAAGCCGCCCTCGGCGCATCGCGTGCAGCAGTGGATGCGGGCTTTGTACCGAACGACTACCAGGTGGGACAAACCGGCAAGATCGTCGCACCGCAACTGTATGTCGCGGTCGGCATCTCCGGTGCGATCCAGCACCTGGCCGGCATGAAAGACAGCAAAGTGATCGTCGCGATCAACAAGGACCCGGAAGCGCCGATTTTCAGCGTCGCCGATTACGGTCTCGTAGGCGATCTATTCGAAGCAGTGCCGCAATTCACGACTGCGCTCTAG
- a CDS encoding acyl-CoA dehydrogenase family protein produces the protein MLKRMGVEQNDLEIADAIERFAQSELAPRAAEVDRDEIPTTRYVAQLAELGVMGMNLPERWGGIGASPVAIILSLVEIAKACASTSSMIGAHYLATDSILIGGDDSLRDRYLPEAAVGTKLGAFALTEPRAGSNPADMATRATREGDGYRIRGVKHFISNAQAADFIVVYAKTDPDAGARGISAFVVDRYSAGVDVAPAEKLMGIRGAPAHEIAFDCFVPAANRLGAEGTGFRTAMKVLDNSRLDVAATSLGIAEAALASAVEWARQRQVGGEPLSRKQGLQWMFADMKTRLEAAWLLTLQAAVRRAAGEPFTDYASMAKLYASETVGFVTDTALQIHGGYGFTREMPLERLVRDARILRIYEGSSEIQRTVIARMVLA, from the coding sequence GTGCTTAAACGAATGGGCGTCGAACAGAACGATCTGGAGATCGCCGACGCGATCGAACGCTTTGCGCAAAGCGAACTCGCGCCGCGCGCAGCCGAAGTGGACCGCGACGAAATTCCCACCACGCGTTATGTCGCGCAACTCGCCGAACTCGGGGTGATGGGTATGAACCTGCCCGAGCGGTGGGGCGGCATTGGCGCATCGCCGGTGGCGATCATTCTGTCGCTGGTCGAAATCGCGAAGGCGTGTGCGTCGACGTCGTCGATGATCGGTGCGCACTATCTCGCGACCGACTCGATTCTGATCGGTGGAGACGATAGTCTGCGTGACCGCTATTTGCCCGAAGCCGCCGTGGGCACGAAGCTCGGCGCGTTTGCGCTGACCGAACCGCGCGCCGGTTCGAATCCCGCCGACATGGCGACCCGCGCGACGCGCGAGGGCGACGGTTACCGGATTCGCGGCGTGAAGCATTTCATCTCGAACGCTCAGGCGGCGGACTTCATCGTCGTCTATGCGAAGACGGATCCGGACGCCGGCGCGCGCGGCATCAGCGCGTTCGTGGTTGACCGGTATAGCGCGGGCGTGGACGTGGCGCCGGCCGAAAAGCTGATGGGCATTCGCGGCGCGCCGGCGCACGAGATCGCTTTCGACTGTTTCGTACCGGCCGCGAATCGGCTCGGCGCCGAAGGCACCGGTTTTCGCACGGCGATGAAAGTGCTCGACAACAGCCGGCTCGATGTCGCCGCAACGAGCCTGGGGATTGCCGAGGCCGCGCTCGCGAGCGCGGTGGAGTGGGCGAGGCAGCGCCAGGTTGGCGGGGAGCCGCTGTCGCGCAAGCAAGGTTTGCAATGGATGTTCGCCGACATGAAGACCCGGCTCGAGGCCGCCTGGCTTCTGACCTTGCAGGCGGCCGTGCGGCGCGCGGCGGGCGAGCCGTTCACCGATTACGCGTCGATGGCGAAGCTGTATGCATCGGAGACGGTCGGCTTCGTCACGGATACCGCCTTGCAGATTCACGGCGGTTACGGATTCACCCGCGAGATGCCGCTCGAACGGCTGGTGCGCGACGCGAGAATTCTGCGGATCTACGAGGGATCGTCGGAGATTCAGCGCACCGTGATTGCGCGGATGGTGCTGGCCTGA